The Thioalkalivibrio sulfidiphilus HL-EbGr7 genome includes a window with the following:
- a CDS encoding SIMPL domain-containing protein (The SIMPL domain is named for its presence in mouse protein SIMPL (signalling molecule that associates with mouse pelle-like kinase). Bacterial member BP26, from Brucella, was shown to assemble into a channel-like structure, while YggE from E. coli has been associated with resistance to oxidative stress.), whose protein sequence is MRPHPLLTSLLLCLLLLPLTALADDDDAVRLHLSAFSEQEVDNDLMRVTLQVERSGRDTARLAREVREIMDRALRTGRDHPTVKLRTPAYTTQPVYEHRDNQTRQTGWRIIQTLELESTDLESATTLVGKLQEGELRVIQMGFAVSDETRERVRKVLSEQAIDLWRAKAAAAAARVQASHWRPAELHLQDELDGPPIRPLMARAMDAAMESAPAVEAGTSRLRVQVSGTALALGVKAEALR, encoded by the coding sequence ATGCGTCCACACCCCCTGCTGACCAGTCTCCTGCTCTGCCTGCTCCTGCTGCCCCTGACCGCACTGGCCGATGACGACGACGCCGTGCGCCTGCACCTGTCCGCCTTCAGCGAACAGGAGGTGGACAACGACCTGATGCGCGTGACCCTGCAGGTGGAGCGCAGCGGCAGGGACACTGCCCGCCTGGCCCGGGAGGTGCGCGAGATCATGGACCGGGCCCTGCGCACCGGCCGGGACCACCCCACGGTGAAGCTGCGTACCCCCGCCTACACCACCCAGCCGGTCTACGAGCACCGGGACAACCAGACCCGTCAGACCGGCTGGCGCATCATCCAGACCCTGGAGCTGGAAAGCACCGACCTGGAATCGGCCACCACCCTGGTGGGCAAGCTGCAGGAGGGTGAGCTGCGGGTCATCCAGATGGGATTTGCGGTCTCCGACGAGACCCGCGAACGGGTGCGCAAGGTGCTCAGTGAACAGGCCATCGACCTGTGGCGCGCCAAGGCCGCCGCCGCGGCGGCACGGGTGCAGGCCAGTCACTGGCGGCCCGCGGAACTGCACTTGCAGGATGAGCTGGACGGCCCGCCGATACGTCCCCTGATGGCACGCGCCATGGATGCGGCCATGGAGTCCGCCCCGGCGGTGGAGGCCGGCACCTCGCGCCTGC
- the egtC gene encoding ergothioneine biosynthesis protein EgtC, whose protein sequence is MCRHAAYLGTNICLGQFLLTPAHSLEVQSWAPRELRYARLNADGFGFGWHAPDGVARRYVNPMPIWSDVNLPTLGETLTSPLWLAAVRSATSGFASGPANTQPFAVDGLLFSHNGYLEHFVQQVRPAIQSWLTPETESGIQGSTDSEYLFAVIRQLIAEDDLPVEAALGEAFNLVGEWLDEGTALLNVLMSDGKRIYATRHAINHECPSLYYTTDDDAFPEDAQLVASERLTEGGLWQAVPEHHVLILDPQAPPELLAL, encoded by the coding sequence ATGTGCCGACACGCCGCCTATCTGGGCACGAACATCTGCCTGGGCCAGTTCCTGCTGACGCCCGCCCACAGCCTCGAAGTGCAATCCTGGGCGCCCCGGGAGCTGCGCTACGCAAGGCTCAATGCCGACGGCTTCGGCTTCGGCTGGCACGCACCCGACGGCGTGGCGCGGCGCTACGTTAACCCCATGCCCATCTGGTCCGACGTCAATCTGCCCACACTGGGTGAGACCCTCACCAGCCCCCTGTGGCTGGCGGCGGTGCGCAGCGCCACCTCGGGCTTTGCCAGTGGCCCCGCCAACACCCAGCCCTTTGCCGTGGATGGGTTGCTGTTCTCACACAACGGTTACCTGGAGCACTTTGTGCAGCAGGTGCGCCCCGCCATCCAGTCCTGGCTCACACCGGAAACGGAATCCGGCATCCAGGGCAGCACCGACTCTGAATACCTGTTCGCGGTGATCCGCCAGTTGATCGCAGAGGACGACCTGCCCGTGGAGGCGGCCCTGGGAGAGGCCTTCAACCTGGTGGGCGAATGGCTTGATGAAGGCACGGCTCTGCTCAACGTACTGATGAGCGACGGTAAGCGCATCTACGCCACACGCCACGCCATCAATCACGAGTGTCCCAGCCTCTATTACACCACCGACGACGACGCCTTTCCGGAGGACGCCCAGCTGGTGGCCTCCGAGCGCCTCACCGAAGGCGGCCTCTGGCAGGCGGTGCCCGAGCACCACGTGCTGATCCTTGACCCCCAGGCACCACCCGAGCTGCTCGCCCTGTGA
- the phoR gene encoding phosphate regulon sensor histidine kinase PhoR, protein MSTPWSVEVWRLAGFVLAGLLVDWLFGLWPWGTLLVLAAYIGWQFRQLYRFITWIRYGKRDEPPEASGVWGDLVSEHYRLYQRNRRRKKKIAKLLNRFNETSAAMPDATVILGPRLEIEWFNDAAVRLLELKSPDDVGRRITNLLRHPAFLGYLEKGDFTEPVEFPAGPDTDRQLSARMVPYGNRQFLLSVRDVTRIHRLEQMRRDFVANVSHELRTPLTVIAGYLEALAEDAQDDPALLRTYRSMEGQATRMRQIIEDLLTLSRLEAAETRPGDGEPVSVPAMLASLVEDARILASEARLDINLESDTGLWLNGVEQELQSAFSNLVSNAVRYTPAGGSISVRWYEDRNGAHFEVQDTGIGIAAHHIPRITERFYRVESDRSRATGGTGLGLAIVKHVLQHHDARLRVESRLGEGSRFICDFPAERIIRRANPATALAAGAETAS, encoded by the coding sequence TTGTCGACACCCTGGTCGGTGGAGGTCTGGCGCCTGGCGGGATTCGTGCTCGCCGGCCTGCTGGTGGACTGGCTGTTCGGACTCTGGCCCTGGGGCACGCTGCTGGTCCTGGCCGCCTACATCGGCTGGCAGTTCCGGCAGCTGTACCGTTTCATCACCTGGATCCGCTACGGCAAGCGCGATGAGCCGCCCGAGGCCAGCGGGGTCTGGGGCGACCTGGTCAGCGAACACTATCGGCTCTACCAGCGCAACCGGCGCCGCAAGAAGAAGATCGCCAAATTGCTGAACCGTTTCAACGAAACCAGCGCCGCCATGCCGGACGCCACGGTGATCCTGGGCCCCCGGCTCGAGATCGAGTGGTTCAACGACGCCGCCGTGCGTCTGCTGGAGCTCAAGTCCCCGGACGACGTGGGCCGGCGCATCACCAACCTGCTGCGCCACCCGGCCTTCCTGGGCTACCTGGAGAAGGGGGATTTCACCGAGCCGGTGGAATTCCCCGCCGGTCCCGATACCGACCGCCAGCTCAGTGCCCGCATGGTGCCCTATGGCAACCGCCAGTTCCTGCTCTCGGTGCGCGACGTGACCCGAATCCATCGTCTTGAACAGATGCGCCGCGATTTCGTGGCCAACGTCTCCCACGAACTGCGCACGCCGCTGACGGTGATCGCCGGCTACCTGGAGGCGCTTGCCGAGGACGCCCAGGACGATCCGGCCCTGCTGCGGACCTACCGCTCCATGGAGGGGCAGGCCACGCGCATGCGCCAGATCATCGAGGACCTGCTCACCCTGTCGCGCCTGGAGGCCGCCGAGACACGGCCCGGGGACGGCGAGCCGGTGTCGGTGCCGGCCATGCTGGCGAGCCTGGTGGAGGATGCCCGAATCCTGGCCAGCGAGGCCAGGCTGGACATCAACCTGGAGTCCGACACCGGCCTGTGGCTCAACGGGGTGGAGCAGGAACTGCAGAGTGCCTTCTCCAACCTGGTGAGCAACGCGGTGCGCTATACCCCCGCCGGGGGCAGCATCAGCGTGCGCTGGTACGAGGACCGCAACGGCGCCCATTTCGAGGTCCAGGACACGGGCATCGGCATCGCGGCCCACCACATCCCGCGCATCACCGAGCGCTTCTACCGGGTGGAATCCGACCGTTCCCGGGCCACCGGCGGCACCGGTCTGGGCCTGGCCATCGTCAAGCACGTGCTGCAGCACCACGACGCCCGCCTGCGGGTGGAAAGCCGCCTGGGCGAGGGCAGCCGCTTCATCTGCGACTTCCCCGCCGAACGCATCATCCGCCGCGCCAACCCGGCGACCGCCCTGGCCGCCGGGGCCGAAACCGCCTCCTGA
- a CDS encoding MarC family protein, which translates to MLTLLEYLVITFLAVFVIVNPLTTAFVFMALLPRASEERRRMIALRSTKIATALFFVFATIGGIIFQLFGITLAAFRIAGGVILFGIAMNMIRKRGDEDEEKAEEARAEQSRLSDDISVIPLAIPFISGPGSIATVMILTSEAPTIYHTGLVYLAVLATTVACYFAMVHSRHIVRFLGETGKQILTKIFGLILAVLAIQFIINGVSDAVTGYMLDQGLLDGTVIEDPRTPPQNHRLDLDPGE; encoded by the coding sequence ATGCTCACCCTCCTCGAATACCTCGTCATCACCTTCCTGGCGGTGTTCGTCATCGTCAATCCGCTGACCACGGCCTTCGTGTTCATGGCGCTGCTGCCGCGGGCCTCCGAAGAGCGCCGGCGCATGATCGCGCTGCGTTCCACCAAGATCGCCACGGCGCTGTTCTTCGTGTTCGCCACCATCGGCGGCATCATCTTCCAGCTGTTCGGCATCACCCTGGCGGCGTTTCGCATCGCCGGCGGCGTGATCCTGTTCGGCATCGCCATGAACATGATCCGCAAGCGAGGCGACGAGGACGAGGAAAAGGCCGAGGAGGCGCGTGCGGAGCAGAGCCGGCTCTCCGACGACATCTCGGTGATCCCGCTGGCCATCCCCTTCATCAGCGGACCCGGCTCCATCGCCACGGTGATGATCCTTACCAGCGAGGCGCCCACCATCTATCACACCGGCCTGGTGTACCTGGCGGTACTGGCCACCACCGTGGCCTGCTACTTCGCCATGGTCCACTCACGGCACATCGTGCGATTCCTGGGGGAGACCGGAAAGCAGATCCTCACCAAGATCTTCGGCCTGATCCTGGCCGTGCTGGCCATCCAGTTCATCATCAATGGCGTCAGCGACGCGGTGACCGGCTACATGCTGGACCAGGGACTGCTGGATGGCACGGTGATCGAGGATCCGCGCACGCCGCCGCAGAATCACCGGCTGGATCTCGATCCGGGCGAGTGA
- a CDS encoding SUMF1/EgtB/PvdO family nonheme iron enzyme — translation MTTSLATLTRLRAVQHRLRALIAPLDDATCRQQFHGDLSPLGWHLGHCVYVENHWLRAVVLGDDRLTRKLRDYYTPETSPKPRRGPQLPDKQRLLDQVMQQQDDNILLLSGLAEPLPAHPLLEHEYLPLFLIQHHCQHYETMLMVLNQRAIKQHPGDFHPQRRLESDDASLVRLRVPAGDFPVGGEAPKAFDNELPVHTFSQDAFYLGAKPVSNAQYLCFIEAGGYQDPGHWDEAGRAWLSEHPARAPDHWRQDDRGWWYGIDQDGPHDLDPDMPVHGLSHHEARAFARFAGARLPHEHEWEVACRLGLMYDSGHVWEWCANSFFPYPGFKPFPYDEYSLPWFDGQHYTLRGASRHTRRDIRRCSFRNFYTPEKRHVFAGLRLAW, via the coding sequence GTGACCACCTCTCTCGCCACTCTCACCCGCCTTCGCGCGGTCCAGCATCGGCTGCGGGCGCTGATCGCCCCCCTGGACGACGCCACCTGCCGCCAGCAGTTCCATGGGGACCTGAGCCCCCTCGGCTGGCATCTGGGCCACTGCGTGTACGTGGAAAACCATTGGCTGCGTGCCGTGGTGCTGGGCGATGACCGGCTGACCCGCAAGCTACGGGACTATTACACCCCGGAAACCAGTCCCAAACCACGACGCGGTCCGCAGCTGCCCGACAAACAGCGCCTGCTGGACCAGGTCATGCAGCAGCAGGATGACAACATCCTGCTGCTCTCCGGGTTGGCCGAGCCGTTGCCGGCTCATCCCCTGCTGGAACACGAATACCTGCCCCTGTTCCTGATCCAGCACCACTGCCAGCATTACGAAACCATGCTCATGGTGCTGAACCAGCGGGCCATCAAGCAGCATCCTGGGGATTTTCATCCCCAGCGTCGGCTGGAGTCGGATGATGCCTCCCTGGTACGCCTGAGGGTTCCGGCCGGCGACTTCCCGGTGGGAGGCGAGGCCCCCAAGGCCTTCGACAACGAGTTGCCTGTGCATACCTTTTCCCAGGACGCCTTCTACCTGGGCGCCAAACCGGTCAGTAACGCCCAGTACCTGTGCTTCATCGAGGCAGGCGGCTATCAAGATCCCGGGCACTGGGACGAGGCCGGCCGGGCCTGGCTTTCCGAACATCCGGCACGGGCACCGGATCACTGGCGCCAGGATGATCGTGGCTGGTGGTACGGCATCGACCAGGACGGTCCCCACGACCTTGACCCAGACATGCCGGTGCACGGTCTTTCCCACCACGAGGCCCGTGCCTTCGCCCGCTTTGCCGGCGCACGCCTGCCCCACGAACATGAGTGGGAGGTCGCCTGCCGACTGGGGCTCATGTATGACAGCGGCCACGTGTGGGAATGGTGCGCCAACAGCTTCTTTCCCTATCCAGGCTTCAAGCCCTTCCCATACGACGAATACTCTCTCCCCTGGTTCGACGGACAGCACTACACCCTGCGCGGCGCAAGTCGCCACACCCGCCGCGACATCCGCCGCTGCAGCTTTCGCAACTTCTACACACCGGAAAAACGCCACGTGTTTGCGGGGCTCAGACTGGCCTGGTAG
- the egtD gene encoding L-histidine N(alpha)-methyltransferase, with protein MDRLQQTSLALGPASGRFDCHVVEPGRAVPSLEEDVREGLLFAPRSLPPKYFYDARGSVLFDRICETPEYYPTRTEDALLARCADAVIAEARPDHVIELGSGASRKTRHLLDAVERAGLRHCRYWPFDVCEPMLREAGERLLARHPWLRIDALVGDYLAGLDGLPRPEGRRLFVFLGSTIGNFEPQQARDFLAGLAACMGGRDSLLLGADRVKDPSVLEAAYNDAAGITADFNLNLLRVLNRELAADFELGAFRHRAVYDPSLQRIEMHLVSTCDQVVKFGHLGESLRLEAEEPILTEISRKFTRGSVDQLLHDAGLTAFAHHEPENGYFSLIHAQLSRVCHKHPL; from the coding sequence ATGGACAGACTGCAACAGACTTCGCTTGCCCTCGGGCCAGCTTCAGGACGATTCGATTGTCACGTGGTTGAGCCGGGCCGTGCAGTGCCCAGTCTGGAAGAGGACGTGCGTGAGGGCCTGCTCTTCGCCCCGCGCAGCCTGCCGCCCAAGTATTTCTACGACGCCCGGGGCTCAGTCCTGTTCGACCGCATCTGCGAGACTCCCGAGTACTACCCCACCCGCACCGAGGATGCCCTGCTGGCCCGATGCGCTGACGCGGTCATCGCCGAGGCCAGGCCCGATCACGTCATCGAACTGGGCAGCGGTGCCTCGCGCAAGACCCGTCACCTGCTGGATGCCGTCGAGCGTGCCGGCCTGAGGCACTGCCGTTACTGGCCCTTTGATGTCTGCGAGCCCATGCTCAGGGAAGCGGGGGAGCGCCTGCTGGCGCGTCACCCCTGGTTGCGCATCGATGCCCTGGTGGGTGATTACCTGGCGGGGCTGGACGGCCTGCCGAGGCCGGAGGGCCGGCGTCTGTTCGTGTTCCTGGGCAGCACCATCGGTAACTTCGAGCCGCAGCAGGCGCGGGACTTCCTGGCGGGGCTGGCCGCCTGCATGGGGGGGCGGGACAGCCTGTTGCTGGGTGCGGACCGGGTCAAGGATCCAAGTGTGCTGGAGGCGGCCTACAACGATGCCGCCGGGATCACCGCGGACTTCAACCTCAACCTGCTACGGGTGTTGAATCGGGAGCTGGCGGCGGACTTTGAGCTGGGGGCCTTCCGGCACCGAGCCGTCTATGACCCGTCGCTGCAGCGTATTGAGATGCACCTGGTCTCCACCTGTGACCAGGTGGTGAAATTCGGGCATCTGGGGGAGAGCCTGAGGCTTGAGGCGGAGGAACCCATCCTCACCGAGATCAGCCGCAAGTTCACGCGGGGATCAGTAGATCAGCTGCTCCATGACGCTGGTTTGACGGCCTTTGCCCACCACGAACCGGAGAATGGCTACTTTTCCCTGATTCACGCACAATTGTCACGGGTCTGTCACAAACATCCGTTGTAA